A part of Ananas comosus cultivar F153 unplaced genomic scaffold, ASM154086v1, whole genome shotgun sequence genomic DNA contains:
- the LOC109705252 gene encoding protein NUCLEAR FUSION DEFECTIVE 4-like, with amino-acid sequence KIIELVCMYVCMQSFANTGALVTCVKNFPESRGVVLGLLKGFVGLSGAIFTQLYYAIYGGEDSKSLVLLIAWLPAVVSILFVHTIRIIPYPRGRHAAETTSPFYCFLYISIALATYLMVVIVVENQVAFSHAEYSVGAAVLVVLLFLPLAVVVKQEVRSSKQEDGVDRSSSSNPPNGPPLTSIAIVEKTSAEEEEEPRKRSCVTNMFSPPARGDDYSILQALVSVDMIVLFVATICGVGGTLTAIDNMGQIGQSLGYPTRSINTFVSLVSIWNYAGRVAAGFASEFLLAKYKFPRPLVLTFVLLLACVGHLLIAFGVPQSLYAASIIIGFCFGAQWPLLFAIISEVFGLKYYSTLYNFGSVASPIGSYILNVRITGHLYDREAAKESDGLAGVVGKDTTCMGVHCFKLSFIIISAVTVVGALVSLILVWRTRKFYKRDIYAKFRDSPPTVDIVENNSNSNGVVGESVNGVEEKCVAENNGVNGVRLIRE; translated from the coding sequence aaaattattgagctggtatgtatgtatgtatgcatgcagTCGTTCGCTAACACGGGGGCGCTGGTGACGTGCGTGAAGAACTTCCCGGAGAGCCGCGGTGTGGTGCTCGGCCTCCTGAAGGGCTTCGTCGGGCTCAGCGGCGCCATCTTCACGCAGCTCTACTACGCCATCTACGGCGGCGAGGACTCCAAGTCCCTCGTCCTCCTCATCGCCTGGCTCCCGGCCGTCGTCTCCATCCTCTTCGTCCACACCATCCGCATCATCCCCTACCCACGCGGCCGCCACGCCGCCGAGACCACCTCCCCCTTCTACTGCTTCCTCTACATCTCCATCGCCCTCGCCACCTACCTCAtggtcgtcatcgtcgtcgagAACCAGGTCGCGTTCTCGCACGCCGAGTACAGCGTCGGCGCCGCcgtcctcgtcgtcctcctcttcctccccctCGCCGTCGTCGTAAAGCAGGAGGTCAGGAGCTCCAAGCAAGAAGACGGCGTCGATCGTTCATCCTCCTCTAATCCTCCGAACGGTCCCCCGCTGACCAGCATTGCGATCGTCGAGAAGACGtctgcggaggaggaggaggagccacGAAAGCGGTCGTGCGTCACGAACATGTTCAGCCCTCCGGCGAGGGGCGACGACTACTCGATCCTGCAGGCACTGGTGAGCGTGGACATGATCGTGCTGTTCGTGGCGACGATATGCGGGGTGGGCGGCACGCTGACGGCGATCGACAACATGGGCCAGATCGGGCAGTCGCTCGGCTACCCGACGAGGAGCATCAACACCTTCGTCTCGCTGGTGAGCATCTGGAACTACGCGGGCCGCGTCGCCGCCGGGTTCGCGTCCGAGTTCCTCCTCGCCAAGTACAAGTTCCCGCGCCCGCTCGTGCTCACCTTCGTGCTCCTGCTCGCCTGCGTCGGCCACCTCCTCATCGCCTTCGGCGTGCCGCAGTCGCTCTACGCCGCCTCCATCATCATCGGCTTCTGCTTCGGCGCGCAGTGGCCGCTGCTCTTCGCCATCATCTCGGAGGTGTTCGGCCTCAAATACTACTCGACGCTCTACAACTTCGGCTCCGTCGCGAGCCCGATCGGGTCGTACATACTCAACGTGAGGATCACCGGACACTTGTACGACCGCGAGGCCGCGAAGGAGAGCGACGGGCTCGCCGGAGTGGTCGGCAAGGACACGACGTGCATGGGAGTGCACTGCTTCAAGCTCTCGTTCATTATAATAAGCGCCGTGACCGTGGTGGGGGCCTTGGTCTCGTTGATACTGGTGTGGAGGACAAGGAAGTTTTATAAGAGGGATATATATGCTAAATTCAGAGACTCTCCTCCTACTGTGGATATTGTGGAgaataatagtaatagtaatgGGGTGGTGGGGGAGAGTGTTAATGGAGTGGAGGAGAAGTGTGTTGCAGAGAATAATGGAGTGAATGGGGTGAGGTTAATAAGAGAATag